In Thermococcus zilligii AN1, a genomic segment contains:
- the cobO gene encoding cob(I)yrinic acid a,c-diamide adenosyltransferase, whose amino-acid sequence MGRKDELGLVHIYTGNGKGKTTAALGLAVRMLGSGGKVFIIQFMKAPKVYGEQKKIAECGAVIESYGLPKFVHGKPEKEDIEAAKRALERAKEIVSSGEWDLVILDEICVALGFGMIEAEEVKKLIENRARNTELVLTGRYCPEELFELADYVTEMREIKHPYQRGIMARRGVEF is encoded by the coding sequence ATGGGCCGGAAAGACGAACTCGGATTGGTTCACATATACACAGGAAACGGCAAGGGAAAGACAACGGCCGCCCTTGGTCTTGCAGTCAGAATGCTCGGTTCGGGGGGAAAGGTCTTCATAATACAGTTCATGAAGGCTCCCAAGGTTTATGGTGAACAGAAAAAGATAGCCGAGTGCGGGGCAGTCATTGAATCCTACGGCCTTCCAAAATTCGTCCACGGGAAGCCGGAAAAAGAAGACATAGAGGCCGCAAAAAGGGCACTGGAGCGCGCAAAAGAAATAGTTTCCAGCGGGGAGTGGGATCTGGTAATCCTGGACGAAATATGCGTTGCCCTCGGTTTTGGAATGATAGAAGCTGAAGAGGTTAAAAAACTCATAGAGAATAGGGCAAGGAACACTGAACTTGTTCTCACCGGTCGTTACTGCCCGGAGGAGCTCTTTGAGCTCGCAGACTATGTAACCGAGATGAGGGAGATAAAGCATCCGTATCAAAGAGGGATTATGGCGAGGAGAGGGGTGGAGTTTTAA
- a CDS encoding DUF531 domain-containing protein — MLTLALYNTYDTRRLHEAHLRAIARAGPIAYAFDFHLALVGFPLEGKPLDVAEEIAGNTTIGRGGKYLVELARNNKFHLLDFPRGGFPPQFGTPVATTRKPSEEKKITPLEVARRAVSGESFILLVGLGRRGLPEEIFKLARYHMEITGKGVSLETCTAIGAIPSKIRTLMEALQWKTDGQKNWRGYSSQL, encoded by the coding sequence ATGCTAACACTGGCCCTGTACAACACTTACGACACGAGAAGACTTCACGAAGCTCATCTCAGGGCAATAGCAAGGGCCGGACCCATAGCTTATGCCTTCGACTTTCACCTGGCCCTGGTGGGGTTCCCCCTGGAAGGAAAACCCCTTGATGTGGCGGAGGAAATAGCCGGTAATACTACCATAGGAAGGGGAGGAAAGTATCTTGTAGAACTCGCCCGAAACAACAAGTTTCACCTCCTTGATTTTCCAAGAGGGGGATTTCCTCCCCAGTTCGGGACCCCAGTAGCAACCACGAGAAAGCCCTCGGAAGAAAAGAAGATAACCCCCCTCGAAGTCGCCAGGAGGGCCGTTAGTGGGGAGAGCTTTATACTCCTGGTTGGCCTTGGGAGGCGGGGGTTACCGGAGGAAATATTTAAGTTGGCACGGTATCACATGGAGATAACCGGAAAGGGGGTAAGCCTTGAAACCTGCACCGCTATAGGGGCAATCCCCTCCAAAATAAGGACTCTGATGGAGGCCCTGCAATGGAAAACGGATGGACAAAAGAACTGGCGTGGGTACTCATCTCAATTATAA
- a CDS encoding UPF0147 family protein, translating into MSGELIQQIVQVLKEQVVQDTVVPRNIRRAAERAIDVLLDESKDPSVRAADAIAILEEISEDPNMPMHTRTIIWEVLGALEQVK; encoded by the coding sequence ATGAGCGGTGAGCTGATCCAGCAGATAGTTCAGGTTCTCAAGGAGCAAGTTGTTCAGGATACCGTTGTTCCCAGAAATATTAGAAGGGCCGCCGAGCGGGCAATAGATGTTCTTCTGGATGAGAGTAAGGATCCCTCTGTTAGAGCCGCCGACGCTATAGCCATTCTTGAGGAGATAAGTGAAGATCCGAACATGCCAATGCACACCAGGACGATTATCTGGGAAGTTCTCGGGGCGCTTGAGCAGGTCAAGTGA
- a CDS encoding radical SAM protein, translating to MRKLKIYIPGVKFSPISVTGSACALNCAHCGRHYLEGMGKPERGELLNHCLDLSRKGYLGCLLSGGMDGRLKVPLDFYADEIREIKRRTSLKLNAHVGFIEEADLEWLRWVDVVSLDFVGDSEVIKRVYKIGKTVEDYLKILDLLTANGIRVAPHITIGLDFGRIHWEYGAIDMLANYPIDVLVLNVLIPTKGTEMESVPKPSVEESLKVVKYARERFEGEISIGCMRPIGKWRLDFDRGAVIAGIDRLTNPPGKIIEWAKTVREVELIYECCVI from the coding sequence ATGAGAAAGCTAAAGATCTACATCCCGGGCGTTAAGTTCTCCCCCATCTCAGTCACCGGTAGCGCCTGCGCTTTAAACTGCGCCCACTGTGGTAGACACTACCTTGAGGGCATGGGGAAGCCGGAGCGGGGGGAGCTTTTGAACCACTGCCTTGATCTTTCCAGAAAAGGTTACCTCGGCTGTTTGCTGAGCGGCGGGATGGACGGCCGCCTAAAGGTTCCGCTGGATTTTTATGCAGATGAAATCCGGGAGATAAAGCGTAGAACCAGCCTCAAGCTAAACGCCCACGTGGGTTTCATAGAGGAGGCCGATTTGGAGTGGCTCCGCTGGGTGGACGTTGTTTCCCTCGACTTCGTGGGGGATAGCGAGGTGATAAAGCGGGTTTACAAAATAGGCAAGACCGTGGAGGACTACCTCAAAATCCTCGACCTCCTCACGGCGAACGGGATAAGGGTCGCGCCGCACATAACAATCGGCCTGGACTTCGGAAGAATCCACTGGGAGTACGGGGCCATAGATATGCTGGCCAACTATCCCATAGACGTGCTCGTTCTGAATGTGCTCATCCCGACAAAGGGGACGGAGATGGAGAGCGTCCCAAAGCCCTCCGTTGAGGAAAGCCTGAAGGTCGTGAAATACGCCAGGGAGCGCTTTGAGGGTGAGATAAGCATAGGCTGCATGCGGCCGATCGGAAAGTGGAGGCTGGACTTCGACAGGGGGGCTGTTATAGCGGGCATTGACAGACTCACGAACCCGCCGGGGAAAATCATAGAATGGGCAAAGACAGTGAGGGAGGTGGAGTTAATCTACGAGTGCTGCGTTATCTGA
- a CDS encoding signal peptidase I, whose translation MENGWTKELAWVLISIIIVAGINYGLEIVMDTNSPLVIVISGSMEPVFYRGDVVLLKGVSPDDIKVGDVIVYNAPMYEYPIIHRVREIKTVEVNGHEEKCFVTWGDNNPIPDWGEYRLYPTPSGGLPCVPAYAVDAKAVMVFPKIGVIPLWIREHI comes from the coding sequence ATGGAAAACGGATGGACAAAAGAACTGGCGTGGGTACTCATCTCAATTATAATAGTGGCCGGGATAAACTATGGCCTCGAGATCGTTATGGATACAAACTCCCCGCTCGTCATAGTCATAAGCGGCTCTATGGAGCCCGTGTTTTACAGGGGCGATGTGGTTCTTCTCAAAGGTGTGTCCCCCGACGACATTAAGGTGGGGGACGTGATAGTATATAACGCCCCCATGTATGAGTACCCAATAATCCACCGGGTCCGGGAGATAAAAACGGTCGAAGTAAACGGGCACGAGGAAAAGTGCTTCGTCACATGGGGGGACAACAATCCAATCCCAGACTGGGGAGAGTACAGGCTCTACCCAACGCCCAGCGGAGGACTCCCCTGCGTACCTGCCTACGCCGTGGATGCCAAGGCTGTTATGGTGTTCCCCAAGATAGGGGTAATACCCCTGTGGATCAGAGAGCACATTTGA
- a CDS encoding membrane protein, giving the protein MIMMEPVALAISLAEKITRTMLSTRGLPSGNEVGDTLKNLGLEELCLRGGVGVYRSRDLIALAIPRESLIIDVISSSGDLSDAVEIVAYRDKKLNALILEILPANDIEYEGNIGLEPVIIDAETGELLSNPVLGEVIEEEEGMVLVIDGETYERWSKSGKLDTCPVCGGELRWKNDRALCLDCGYEIKVVKK; this is encoded by the coding sequence ATGATCATGATGGAGCCAGTCGCACTGGCGATTTCACTCGCAGAGAAGATAACGAGGACAATGTTATCCACCCGGGGATTGCCTTCAGGTAACGAGGTGGGGGATACCTTGAAAAACCTCGGACTGGAGGAGCTGTGTCTCAGGGGTGGGGTGGGGGTCTACAGGTCCAGAGATTTAATTGCCCTGGCAATTCCCAGGGAGAGTCTTATCATTGACGTTATCTCTTCGAGCGGCGACCTGAGTGACGCCGTGGAGATCGTTGCCTACCGCGATAAGAAACTAAACGCCCTCATTTTGGAGATTCTTCCGGCAAATGACATAGAATATGAAGGAAACATCGGTCTGGAGCCCGTTATAATCGATGCTGAGACGGGAGAACTCCTCAGCAACCCCGTTTTGGGTGAAGTGATTGAAGAGGAAGAGGGAATGGTTTTAGTAATCGATGGTGAGACGTATGAGAGGTGGAGCAAAAGTGGGAAGCTCGACACGTGTCCGGTGTGCGGTGGAGAGCTCAGGTGGAAGAACGACCGGGCCCTTTGTCTCGACTGCGGATACGAAATAAAGGTGGTGAAAAAATGA
- a CDS encoding aldolase — MRCLKLQLIKYSRKAHERGLTAAFGGNLSVRVGNLVLIKSTGSVMDDMTAGQIASVTLDGNVLSPVRPSSEYRLHLEVYRKRPEVRAVVHLHPPYAIAASSILKGELPIITPEAEIYLRRIPVIPFKPAGSVELAKSVAEGLGEVDAVLMERHGIVTVGRTLREAFYKAELVEESSKLWYLTRNSF, encoded by the coding sequence ATGAGATGCCTGAAGCTCCAGCTTATAAAATATTCGAGAAAAGCGCATGAGAGGGGTCTGACAGCGGCATTCGGCGGCAATCTAAGCGTTAGGGTTGGAAACTTAGTCCTGATAAAGTCCACTGGATCGGTCATGGACGATATGACTGCCGGCCAGATAGCCTCCGTTACCCTGGACGGAAACGTCTTGAGTCCTGTTCGGCCATCGAGTGAGTACCGGCTTCATCTGGAAGTGTACAGGAAAAGACCCGAAGTACGTGCCGTGGTTCATCTCCATCCCCCTTACGCGATAGCCGCGTCTTCCATTCTAAAGGGAGAACTCCCCATAATAACTCCTGAAGCTGAAATTTATCTCCGCAGAATCCCGGTGATCCCGTTTAAGCCTGCAGGAAGCGTTGAACTGGCTAAATCCGTTGCAGAGGGGCTTGGCGAGGTGGACGCTGTTCTAATGGAGAGGCATGGAATAGTTACTGTGGGGAGAACACTTAGAGAAGCTTTTTACAAGGCAGAACTGGTGGAGGAAAGCTCCAAACTGTGGTATCTAACCCGAAATAGTTTCTAA
- a CDS encoding M20 family metallopeptidase, with protein MEEELLKKLVSIPSNFESASDISNFVGSFLEENGLSVEYQEVEGFGSNVISRIPGKGLTVLLNGHMDTVGVSHGWTKNPWGEIEGDRFYGLGSADMKGGLAALISAYIEISNLPRKKRPNVIFTAVVDEEGYSRGTWKLIESGAVEDADVVFIAEPTNEKVMLGARGRFVISLKARGKKAHGARPEEGINAIEQLGLLVSNLSKIKTKKHRHLGKGSYCTLQFTGKSDGLSVPDYAEAIVDRHIVIGEDWERIKKEIERRVKKLNIKAEIEISKFPRPTPEMLPYRVRENSRFASLLKDTYHLLFGEKPQITYGQSVGDFNYFGAYLRVPTIVFGPIGANWHSADEWVSLSSVRRVKTVYAELLHILGNRKRFDELLELKERKQKKLSDNAALVD; from the coding sequence GTGGAGGAAGAACTACTGAAAAAATTGGTTTCGATACCTTCCAACTTCGAGAGCGCCAGCGATATTTCAAACTTCGTGGGGTCTTTTCTTGAGGAGAACGGACTAAGTGTGGAGTATCAAGAAGTAGAGGGTTTTGGCAGCAATGTGATATCCCGCATCCCCGGGAAAGGACTCACTGTCCTTCTCAACGGCCACATGGACACCGTTGGGGTTTCCCATGGGTGGACCAAAAACCCCTGGGGAGAGATTGAAGGAGACAGATTCTACGGCCTTGGAAGCGCCGACATGAAAGGTGGACTGGCGGCCCTGATCTCAGCTTACATTGAGATATCAAACCTTCCCAGAAAAAAACGACCGAATGTAATTTTCACGGCAGTTGTTGACGAGGAGGGTTATTCCAGGGGAACCTGGAAGTTGATAGAGAGTGGAGCAGTTGAGGACGCCGATGTAGTTTTTATAGCAGAACCAACCAACGAGAAGGTCATGCTCGGGGCAAGGGGACGCTTTGTGATAAGCCTAAAAGCCCGCGGAAAAAAGGCCCACGGGGCACGCCCTGAAGAGGGAATAAACGCCATAGAACAGCTTGGCCTGCTCGTTTCAAACCTTTCAAAGATAAAGACCAAAAAGCACAGGCACCTGGGAAAGGGTTCTTACTGCACCCTCCAGTTCACGGGGAAATCAGACGGTCTTAGCGTGCCTGATTACGCAGAAGCCATCGTAGACAGACACATCGTCATTGGCGAAGACTGGGAGAGAATAAAGAAGGAGATAGAGAGGCGCGTAAAAAAACTCAACATAAAGGCGGAGATCGAAATTTCAAAGTTTCCGCGGCCAACCCCGGAAATGTTGCCATACAGGGTGAGAGAAAACAGCAGGTTCGCATCGCTGCTAAAGGATACCTACCACCTCCTCTTCGGTGAGAAACCCCAAATAACATACGGACAAAGCGTTGGGGACTTCAACTACTTCGGGGCTTACCTCAGGGTACCCACAATAGTCTTCGGGCCGATTGGGGCAAACTGGCATTCAGCTGATGAGTGGGTCAGCCTCTCGTCAGTGAGGAGGGTGAAAACGGTTTACGCTGAACTGCTCCACATCCTCGGAAACAGAAAGAGGTTCGATGAGCTTTTAGAGCTCAAAGAACGAAAACAGAAAAAGCTGTCAGATAACGCAGCACTCGTAGATTAA
- a CDS encoding transglutaminase-like domain-containing protein — protein sequence MSRVLKAVSLVLVALVVFVSLDIAYNDGELSRRYLPQVFNLSREAGNAIRGKIPGKITGDPIEEALEKHLNNRSEIQTAGYLAAELKGSDILESAWNILRWEDEHISYDFPRREPLMRPIPQILTSGRGICGDYTLLTLAILVQMNYTELYAMAITFNESDVGHLTAVINYNGKFLVVDQHPPVMDLGSYYWYWSVYRLEYLNESPQHIKTATLYRITVENSERIKVEKAGELDASDFLKEDYSIGHSDLEGIKAELLSRFKRDYGLKEDPSLQKYGETGEVPPRYSRLYVLKATFPGYAEFYFPEGKDCFVEDLYEKRRSSEELKGILPGSKAIWVDVTESKGSLIISLYAAT from the coding sequence ATGTCGCGCGTGCTGAAGGCCGTTTCCCTGGTTTTAGTTGCCCTGGTTGTTTTCGTTAGTCTGGACATAGCCTACAACGATGGAGAGCTTTCAAGAAGGTACCTTCCGCAGGTGTTCAATCTTTCCAGAGAAGCCGGGAATGCAATAAGAGGAAAAATACCGGGCAAAATAACGGGAGACCCAATAGAAGAGGCACTGGAAAAACACCTCAACAACAGGAGCGAGATCCAAACCGCTGGATACCTGGCGGCTGAACTCAAAGGTTCCGATATACTCGAATCGGCGTGGAATATTCTTAGATGGGAAGATGAACACATATCTTATGACTTCCCCCGGCGTGAACCCCTGATGAGACCGATTCCACAGATCCTCACGAGCGGGAGGGGCATCTGCGGGGACTACACCCTGTTAACCCTGGCGATTTTGGTTCAAATGAACTACACCGAACTCTATGCCATGGCAATAACGTTCAACGAGTCCGATGTTGGGCACCTAACGGCGGTTATCAACTACAATGGAAAGTTTCTGGTCGTCGACCAGCATCCCCCTGTTATGGATCTGGGCTCATACTACTGGTACTGGAGTGTTTACAGATTGGAGTACCTGAACGAAAGTCCTCAACACATTAAAACCGCCACACTCTACAGAATCACGGTTGAGAACAGCGAAAGGATAAAGGTCGAAAAAGCCGGAGAACTTGACGCCAGCGACTTTCTGAAGGAAGACTACAGTATTGGACACTCAGACCTTGAGGGGATAAAGGCCGAGCTCCTTTCCAGGTTCAAAAGAGATTATGGATTAAAAGAAGACCCCTCTCTGCAAAAGTACGGGGAAACAGGAGAGGTTCCTCCACGTTATTCGCGTCTCTACGTGCTCAAGGCCACTTTTCCGGGATACGCAGAGTTCTACTTTCCCGAAGGGAAAGACTGCTTTGTAGAGGATCTCTACGAAAAGCGGAGAAGTTCCGAGGAACTGAAGGGCATCCTTCCCGGCTCAAAGGCCATCTGGGTGGATGTAACAGAAAGCAAGGGGTCTCTGATCATAAGTCTGTATGCGGCAACTTGA
- a CDS encoding MMPL family transporter encodes MAWNEWIAKHAKLVLLAWIVVIVLTSPLAAKLSEVTNYGEEQMVSHNIESIKVQDIISEEFSRARNVNMTYLLITNVNVNDEKAREAYYSFKERVEGKYADNVTSYYDALTALWGMTYDLTLNITRMTANVTGLLYQTAVQANGGFGQLLTAVYQLGSTTEMVKNGLVGAAGGYLALKQNVTDLYSQTVLLRNALNQTDLAYVALHRNLTLTAEMLKSLNSTLAGLNQGLYALNATYGKTYTGVVAVHRAILASGAYERGSLTQAEAQAIAGQTGTTPELVYAVFNSVYPAYASGGSQAITDAFLANVTEGIVKAGSPAEQVPLVEAYAKAFYFGVRAFDGKAGSEYALQGASFEQLGSAVSGIATSALRSLPEVIAQSGQEVEVEGFGTIDAKTFSQLVETAISLGPNPSVEAVENATVEAALSLMGSSSPLSGLPNAREVLKGLLKAGPTEELEKSVLLSAMAGNLPEGASQFAPAIVDAVLAYDGDATGVLSKNPGILEEATISVLKAITARMGLSVDEKLLRELYESNGSPEVLDKVALEMLRAGTAEQLSKAGVPNAEVIADLIVKTTAEDPQGIIGGERLEEATVKVVSALSSSMGGKAEFNVSEIVKGLYEGADPRELAENLFLEGAREQMEKANVSVPNEFKGVFLSLSEAVVKNYPMGEEEMAKLVKETMESFVDSYAKNNPYGIQITFNTSKLVDIAFEFKDRPDEMVRENVRPLAEELFPTVREKAGTYLSMLKSDDNTTMLITFVPRGRPGPSDDTYKYRAENATLVKKIALEEFGKYFPEVEGALGGTAVQMHEMRDYGQRDNSITTRASMIMALVVLFILMGMALLATFLPFTGVATSALTALGIAYLLAKGGILNVGSWAQMLTITTALGLGIDYSTYYVHRFREYVAEGYDHEKAVAEALKRAKDAVLASAFTDIIAFASFVLAWEFPIFQQMGIIAPLAVVSVLIASLTFIPAITALIGDKSWFWWPRHIKHASAVDVHERSRIAEWVVRHAKVVLVIALLIATPATYTFVTFKGTHDMSLFLPKDSETLKFMTLSQEKLGAALMSPNYVILELSGNISDGDLKLIDEITAHIATMDGVKAVYSPTRPYGEPVSNLTLSAVKALGGDRFISSKGDKVMIQVESRYRATDENAKDIVRALRDYLREVAGKNPRIKAGLVGGGAALSMDLTDRINDIFWHRIIPVALVLMFLSLIPTLKGLPAVAATMTTIFLGVMTSIWVSTWLFEKVFAQQVMWFLPLMVFVVLMGVGIDYNSFYLIKARDEFERRKPDEALIVAAGTMDILVIGLAVVLASTYGALMLSSTWGTREIGFALATGILLTATMAVYFVGPAFMSLFGEKAWWPLFKNNREAGKE; translated from the coding sequence ATGGCCTGGAACGAGTGGATAGCCAAGCACGCGAAGCTCGTGCTTCTGGCATGGATAGTCGTGATAGTCTTAACCTCGCCCCTCGCGGCGAAGTTGAGTGAGGTTACAAACTACGGCGAGGAGCAGATGGTGTCCCATAACATCGAGTCCATAAAGGTCCAGGACATAATCTCCGAGGAGTTCTCCAGAGCCCGGAACGTGAACATGACGTACCTGCTCATCACGAACGTGAACGTGAACGACGAAAAGGCGAGGGAGGCTTACTATTCTTTCAAGGAGCGCGTCGAAGGCAAATACGCCGACAACGTGACCTCCTACTATGACGCCCTCACCGCCCTCTGGGGCATGACCTATGACCTTACCCTGAACATAACCAGGATGACAGCGAACGTCACAGGGCTTCTCTACCAAACCGCGGTTCAGGCAAACGGGGGCTTTGGCCAGCTTCTCACCGCTGTCTACCAGCTCGGCAGCACCACCGAGATGGTCAAAAACGGCCTCGTAGGTGCGGCGGGGGGCTATTTGGCCCTGAAGCAGAACGTCACGGACCTTTACAGCCAGACGGTTCTCCTCAGGAACGCGCTCAACCAGACCGACTTAGCTTACGTCGCCCTCCACAGAAACCTCACTTTAACTGCTGAAATGCTCAAGTCCCTCAACTCCACGCTGGCTGGGCTAAACCAGGGACTTTACGCGCTGAACGCGACCTACGGAAAGACCTACACGGGAGTTGTGGCTGTCCACAGGGCGATTCTCGCGAGCGGGGCCTATGAGAGGGGAAGCCTTACACAGGCCGAGGCGCAGGCCATAGCCGGCCAGACCGGAACAACCCCTGAGCTTGTCTACGCGGTCTTCAACTCGGTTTATCCGGCCTACGCCAGCGGCGGGAGTCAGGCTATAACAGACGCGTTCCTTGCCAATGTTACAGAGGGCATCGTCAAAGCCGGTTCCCCTGCCGAGCAGGTTCCCCTCGTCGAGGCCTATGCAAAGGCCTTCTACTTCGGGGTCAGGGCCTTCGACGGGAAAGCTGGAAGCGAGTACGCCCTCCAGGGCGCGAGTTTTGAGCAACTGGGGAGCGCCGTTTCTGGAATAGCCACCTCTGCCCTCCGGAGCCTTCCTGAGGTGATAGCCCAGAGCGGCCAGGAGGTTGAAGTTGAGGGCTTTGGGACAATTGACGCAAAGACCTTCTCTCAGCTTGTGGAAACTGCGATCTCACTCGGGCCAAACCCAAGCGTTGAGGCCGTTGAGAACGCCACAGTTGAGGCCGCGCTCTCGCTCATGGGGAGCTCTTCTCCGCTCTCGGGGCTTCCAAACGCGAGGGAAGTTCTGAAAGGGCTTTTAAAGGCCGGACCGACGGAGGAGCTTGAGAAAAGCGTTCTCCTCTCTGCCATGGCCGGGAACCTTCCGGAAGGGGCCTCCCAGTTCGCCCCAGCTATCGTCGATGCGGTTCTGGCCTATGACGGGGACGCAACGGGAGTTCTCTCGAAGAACCCGGGCATTCTCGAGGAAGCAACAATCTCAGTCCTCAAGGCCATAACAGCCCGGATGGGCTTAAGCGTTGACGAAAAACTTCTGAGGGAGCTATACGAGAGCAACGGAAGCCCTGAGGTTCTCGATAAGGTCGCCCTCGAGATGCTCAGGGCGGGAACAGCTGAGCAGCTGTCCAAGGCGGGCGTTCCAAACGCTGAGGTTATAGCGGATTTAATCGTCAAAACCACCGCAGAAGACCCCCAGGGAATAATCGGCGGTGAGAGGCTTGAGGAAGCAACGGTAAAGGTCGTTTCCGCCCTCAGCTCCAGCATGGGCGGAAAGGCGGAGTTCAACGTTTCTGAGATCGTGAAGGGACTCTACGAAGGCGCGGACCCGAGGGAGCTGGCGGAGAACCTCTTCCTCGAAGGGGCCAGGGAGCAGATGGAGAAGGCCAACGTGAGCGTCCCCAATGAGTTTAAGGGAGTTTTCCTCAGCTTGAGCGAAGCGGTGGTGAAGAACTATCCCATGGGCGAGGAGGAGATGGCAAAGCTCGTCAAGGAAACAATGGAGTCTTTCGTAGACTCCTACGCGAAGAACAACCCCTACGGCATCCAAATAACCTTTAACACCTCAAAGCTCGTTGATATAGCCTTCGAGTTCAAGGACAGGCCGGATGAAATGGTAAGGGAGAACGTCAGGCCGTTGGCGGAGGAGCTCTTCCCAACGGTTCGCGAGAAGGCGGGAACATACTTGAGCATGCTCAAGAGCGACGACAACACGACGATGCTCATAACCTTCGTCCCGCGCGGGAGGCCAGGGCCGAGCGATGATACCTACAAATACAGGGCAGAAAACGCCACCCTTGTCAAAAAAATAGCCCTGGAGGAGTTTGGAAAGTACTTCCCGGAGGTTGAGGGCGCCCTCGGGGGGACGGCCGTTCAGATGCACGAGATGAGGGATTACGGCCAGAGGGACAACAGCATCACCACCAGGGCAAGCATGATAATGGCCCTCGTGGTTCTCTTCATACTAATGGGAATGGCCCTCCTCGCGACGTTCTTACCGTTTACGGGGGTTGCGACCTCCGCTTTGACAGCCTTGGGAATAGCCTACCTGCTCGCGAAGGGAGGAATACTCAACGTCGGGAGCTGGGCGCAGATGCTGACGATAACTACAGCCCTCGGCCTTGGTATAGACTACTCCACCTACTACGTCCACCGCTTCAGGGAATACGTTGCGGAGGGCTATGACCACGAGAAGGCCGTGGCGGAAGCGCTGAAGAGGGCCAAGGATGCCGTCTTGGCCAGCGCCTTCACAGACATCATAGCTTTCGCCTCCTTCGTCCTCGCCTGGGAGTTCCCGATATTCCAGCAGATGGGCATAATAGCCCCTCTCGCGGTCGTCTCAGTCCTCATCGCGAGCTTAACCTTCATCCCGGCAATAACAGCCCTCATAGGCGATAAGAGCTGGTTCTGGTGGCCGAGGCACATCAAGCACGCCAGCGCAGTTGATGTCCACGAGAGGAGCAGGATTGCCGAGTGGGTGGTCAGGCATGCAAAAGTTGTGCTCGTAATAGCCCTCCTCATAGCCACTCCAGCCACTTACACATTCGTGACATTCAAGGGAACCCACGACATGAGCCTGTTCCTTCCAAAGGACAGCGAGACCCTCAAGTTCATGACCCTCAGCCAGGAAAAGCTCGGCGCGGCGCTGATGTCGCCAAACTACGTTATACTCGAGCTCAGCGGCAACATTAGCGACGGGGATCTTAAGCTCATAGACGAAATAACCGCCCACATAGCCACAATGGATGGCGTTAAGGCAGTTTATTCCCCAACGAGGCCCTACGGGGAGCCGGTCAGCAATTTGACCCTCTCAGCCGTGAAGGCCCTCGGCGGCGACAGGTTCATCTCCTCAAAGGGTGACAAGGTCATGATACAGGTCGAGAGCAGGTACAGAGCAACCGATGAAAATGCCAAGGACATCGTTAGGGCGTTGAGGGATTACCTCAGGGAAGTCGCCGGGAAGAACCCGAGGATAAAGGCAGGTCTCGTTGGAGGAGGCGCGGCCCTCTCGATGGACTTAACTGACAGGATAAACGACATCTTCTGGCACAGGATAATCCCCGTTGCCCTGGTGCTCATGTTCCTCTCGCTCATACCGACCCTCAAGGGACTGCCGGCGGTGGCCGCCACGATGACCACGATATTCCTCGGCGTCATGACGAGCATCTGGGTCTCGACGTGGCTCTTCGAGAAGGTCTTTGCCCAGCAGGTCATGTGGTTCCTGCCGCTGATGGTCTTCGTCGTGCTCATGGGTGTCGGCATCGACTACAACAGCTTCTACCTCATCAAGGCAAGGGACGAGTTCGAGAGGAGAAAGCCGGACGAGGCGCTGATAGTTGCCGCAGGGACGATGGACATACTCGTCATAGGCCTCGCGGTGGTTCTCGCGAGCACCTATGGGGCCCTGATGCTCAGCAGCACGTGGGGAACGAGGGAGATTGGCTTTGCATTAGCGACCGGGATACTACTAACGGCGACGATGGCGGTCTACTTCGTTGGCCCCGCCTTCATGAGCCTCTTTGGCGAAAAGGCCTGGTGGCCGCTCTTCAAGAACAACAGGGAAGCGGGGAAGGAGTGA